In Bacteroidales bacterium, the sequence TTGCTACCATCTTGCTAACGCATTAAAAATATCCTTCTTTTTTGCGGTCTTCCATAGCCGTTTCAGAACGTTTGTCGTCAATGCGGCTTCCCCTTTCGGTTTCATGTGTGGCTGCCACTTCCTGAATAATCTCATACACGTTGATGGCTGTTGAAAGTGTTCCCCCTGTACAGGTCATATCACCAATAGTACGGAAACGCACATGCATCCGTTCCACTTTTTCTGTGTCCTTAAGTTTTACAAAATCAGAAAAAGCATAGATGACTCCATCACGTATAAAACAATCTCGGTCATGGGAGAAATATAATGAAGGCATTTCGATATTTTCCTTTAAAATATATTGCCATATATCCATCTCTGTCCAGTTGCTCAAGGGGAAAACCCTGAAATGTTCGCCTTGTTTTTTTCTTCCGTTGAAAATATTCCAAAGTTCGGGGCGCTGGTTTTTAGGGTCCCATTGTCCGAAGTCATCCCTATGAGAAAAGAAGCGTTCTTTAGCACGTGATTTTTCCTCATCCCTGCGGGCGCCACCCATAGCGGCATCAATTTTATTTTTTTCAATAGCGTCAAGGAGGGTGATGGTTTGCAAAACATTCCGGCTGGCATAAAACCCGGTTTCTTCCACAGCACGCCCCTCATCAATAGTTTCCTGTACATAAGCCACTATAAGACGTACCCCCGTTTTTTTTATTAAATTGTCACGGTATTTAATGGTTTCCGGAAAGTTGTGCCCCGTGTCAATATGCAATAACGGGAAAGGTATTTGTGCAGGCCAGAATGCTTTACGGGCAAGATGAAACATAACAATGGAATCTTTGCCTCCTGAGAATAAAAGTACAGGGTTCTGAAACTGCGCGGCAACTTCGCGAATAACATAAATGGATTCAGCTTCCAGAAGTTCTATATGATTAAGCTGGTTTGATGGCATTAGTTATATAATTAAAAGTTGAACCTTTTCGGTAAGAAAGCTGATGGATTGCTGAAGTTCCCATTGCCCGCTGTTTATCTCAATATCCGGCTGAATCGGAGGCTCATACAATGAATGGATACCGGTAAAATCCTTGATGGAACCTTTGCGGGCTTGTTGATACATTCCTTTGACATCACGTTGTTCGCAAACATCCAGGCTACAATTTACATACACAAGGATAAATTTTTCATGGCTTATGATTTCTTCTGCCATAAAGCGCATAGATTCCAAAGGTGTAATAAAACTACAGATGACAAAAGTTTGCTGTGCAATAAAAAGTTTTGCTATTTCGGAGGCACGCCGGATATTTTCCATACGGTCATTATCAGAGTATCCGAGGTCTTTGTTTATCCCTTTGCGGAGAATATCGCCATCAAAATTCACACAGGGCAAACCTTTTTGTTTGAAAAATGTTTGCAACGCATTGGCAAGAGTAGTTTTTCCCGCTCCTGACAAGCCTGTAAACCAGATAACTTTAGGTTTATAAGCATGGCCATCCACAGGACTTGTTATTAAATCACATCTTTCTGAAAATGCCGGCATGTATTTTGATATGTTGTGTCTGAAAAAAAACATTCAAAAATACTATTTTTTGTTTTTGTAAGTTTTGTTTAATTGACTGTTTAAAATTTAAAATGAAAAAAATACCTGGTACTTTTATTGTTTTTATTGTATTAATGGGTTTTATGGCATGCAAAAACACCAAACAAAGTTTACAGACTTCAGAAGATAGTAAAGAAATAACACCCAAAACCATAATGACAGCAAGGCCATTAGTGATAATTTATAAAACAAAAAATGATTATTATGAGAAGGTTCCGGTAACTTTGTCAGCAGATAAAGAAAGCATTGTGTCATATCCCGATATTATGGATGTGTTTTATCAGGGAGAACTTGCTTACCCAACACACCTGCTGAATGGTTATTTGCTCGATAACCGAGGCATTAACGAAAAATCTGTTTTTACAAAATATACTTATGAGGAGTATAGCCGTTTAGAAAAAACTCCTTCGCCGGAAACATTGTTGGGTATGATTGAGGATGACGACCCTTTCGTTGAAATGTATCGTATTGATTGTGTAAGGGATACAGCATATATTAATAAAATTATTTCAGAAGGATTTGTAGGGAAAAGCCAAAAACTAAAATAAAAAAAACAAAATAAACAAATCAATAAGTAATTAATATTGTATTTTTGTAAAACAAAAAATTTATACCATGAAAAAATTATTATATGTTAGTGTGCTGTTATCATTTATCAGTTATGGCACCATTAATGCGCAGAAAAAACCTGTCGTTAAATTTGAAAAACTGGAGCATGATTTCGGAAAAATTAAAGAAGAGGGTGGCAATGTAAAATACCGTTTTATTTTTACTAATCAGGGTGATGACACTCTCAAACTACTCAGCGTAAAACCCGGATGTGGATGCACCCCTGTTGACTGGACCAAAACCGGAGTAATGCCAAAAAAATCAGGGTACATTGATGTAGAATATAATCCTAAAGGCCGCCCCGGAGTTTTTAATAAGGGTGTCGCTGTAACAACAAACGACCCCACAATGCCCAGCCTAAGCCTGACCGTTAAAGGGGAAGTGCTTCCCAAAGAGAAAACAATAGCCGACCTGTATCCTGTTGTGATGGGAAATCTCAGACTTGTTAACTCAAACATCAACCTCGGCAATGTTAATAATACTGAAGTTAGAACTGACACACTGAAATTATATAATGAGTGGAACAAGCCTATGAATATCGGATTTGGCGCCTTACCGGTTTATATGCAGGCAAAGGCAATACCCGAAGTGTTAAAACCTAAGCAAAAAGGTATAATTTTAGTTACTTATGATGTTACCAAACGTAACGAGTTTGGATATGTTTTCGACCAGCTTTTAATATCTACAAATGACAGTTTACAGGCGGAAAAAAGATTGCATGTGAGCCTGAATATTAATGAAGACTTTTCAAAACTTACTCCAGCGGAACTTGCCGATGCCCCAATCATGAAGTTTGAGAATACCACTTACAATTTTGATAAGGCCAAACAGGGTGAGAAAGTTGAGTGCACCTTTGTTTTCAAAAATGAAGGAGTGAACGACCTTATTATTCGCAAGGTAAAGGCCAGTTGCGGATGTACAGCCACGAATCCGGAAAAAACCATATTAAAAAAAGGCGAGTCAAGTAAAATCACTGCAACTTTCAATACGGCAGGAAGAACAGGGAAACAATACAAAACCGTTACTGTTATTAGCAACGATCCGGTAAATTCAACAGTTTCCCTGACACTGGAAGGGACGGTAGAAGCCCCTGCAAGCGGAGAAACTCCTCAGAAATAATTAATAAACAAATTGAAAAAAGCCACTTCATACGAAACGGCTTTTTTTTATTAATAAGTAAATAAAGCTATAGAATAGCTTACCCGTTCATGAACAACAAAAACTCTTCGTTTGTTTGTGTGAATTTCATTTTGTCTTTTAAAAATTCCATGGCTTCCACAGGATTCATGTCGGCAAGGTGGTTGCGTAACACCCAAATACGTTGCAGTACATCTTTTTCCAGAAGCAGATCATCGCGGCGTGTACTGGAGGCGACAATATCTATGGAGGGGAAAATACGTTTATTTGATAATTTGCGCTCAAGTTGTAATTCCATATTTCCAGTTCCTTTGAATTCTTCAAAAATAACTTCATCCATTTTGGAGCCGGTTTCTGTAAGGGCTGTAGCGATAATAGTTAACGAGCCTCCGTTTTCAATCTGGCGGGCAGCGCCAAAAAATTTCTTGGGTTTTTGAAGTGCGCTGGCTTCCACACCCCCTGAAAGCACTTTCCCCGATGCCGGGGCAACGGTATTGTAGGCTCTGGCAAGGCGGGTGATGGAGTCAAGAAGTATCATCACATCATGGCCACATTCCACCAGGCGTTTGGCTTTTTCCAAGACGATGTTGGCAATCTTCACGTGTTTATCTGCTGGTTCATCAAAAGTGGATGCGACAACTTCAGCTTTCACACTGCGTTGCATATCGGTAACTTCTTCGGGGCGTTCATCAACAAGCAGGATGATAAGATATACTTCAGGATGATTATAAGCAACTGCATTGGCAATTTCTTTTAAAATCATTGTTTTCCCTGTTTTTGGTTGAGCTACTATGAGGCCTCGCTGACCTTTGCCGATGGGAGTAAACATATCAATAATGCGGGATGTGATAGTCATCTGAGGGTGTCCGGTGAGATTTAACTTTTGTTCGGGGAACAGTGGTGTCAGGTGGTCAAAATTTACCCTGTCGCGGACTACTTCGGGGCTTCGACCATTGATATGTTCAACTTTAATCAGCGGAAAATATTTTTCACCTTCCTTGGGAGGGCGTATCCTGCCTTTCACAGTGTCGCCGGTTT encodes:
- the cysD gene encoding sulfate adenylyltransferase subunit CysD; this translates as MPSNQLNHIELLEAESIYVIREVAAQFQNPVLLFSGGKDSIVMFHLARKAFWPAQIPFPLLHIDTGHNFPETIKYRDNLIKKTGVRLIVAYVQETIDEGRAVEETGFYASRNVLQTITLLDAIEKNKIDAAMGGARRDEEKSRAKERFFSHRDDFGQWDPKNQRPELWNIFNGRKKQGEHFRVFPLSNWTEMDIWQYILKENIEMPSLYFSHDRDCFIRDGVIYAFSDFVKLKDTEKVERMHVRFRTIGDMTCTGGTLSTAINVYEIIQEVAATHETERGSRIDDKRSETAMEDRKKEGYF
- the cysC gene encoding adenylyl-sulfate kinase, whose protein sequence is MPAFSERCDLITSPVDGHAYKPKVIWFTGLSGAGKTTLANALQTFFKQKGLPCVNFDGDILRKGINKDLGYSDNDRMENIRRASEIAKLFIAQQTFVICSFITPLESMRFMAEEIISHEKFILVYVNCSLDVCEQRDVKGMYQQARKGSIKDFTGIHSLYEPPIQPDIEINSGQWELQQSISFLTEKVQLLII
- a CDS encoding DUF1573 domain-containing protein codes for the protein MKKLLYVSVLLSFISYGTINAQKKPVVKFEKLEHDFGKIKEEGGNVKYRFIFTNQGDDTLKLLSVKPGCGCTPVDWTKTGVMPKKSGYIDVEYNPKGRPGVFNKGVAVTTNDPTMPSLSLTVKGEVLPKEKTIADLYPVVMGNLRLVNSNINLGNVNNTEVRTDTLKLYNEWNKPMNIGFGALPVYMQAKAIPEVLKPKQKGIILVTYDVTKRNEFGYVFDQLLISTNDSLQAEKRLHVSLNINEDFSKLTPAELADAPIMKFENTTYNFDKAKQGEKVECTFVFKNEGVNDLIIRKVKASCGCTATNPEKTILKKGESSKITATFNTAGRTGKQYKTVTVISNDPVNSTVSLTLEGTVEAPASGETPQK
- the rho gene encoding transcription termination factor Rho, with product MYNILDLNAMALPELQEIAEKLNVPDYEDLRKKDLILKILDIQAFKPEEQKPAEKKFEKNGKSRRRVAQRRTRIENPELKAQVNGNYNPVQVSKNNGSGETKPYPDAEEIKTEINIEPKEKAPVLTEPTTDRIQETPASINHGYNKELFEEEARKFDFILPSPDDDDLAAHSVTSEPETPVEPIAVEESPASAEKDIAPLETSPEVVPDSAVIPPVSLNENGESKPAEQERQQRDFQKRNQQQREKPVEYAFDFEGIVSSEGVLEIMPDGYGFLRSSDYNYLNSPDDIYVSQSQIKLFGLKTGDTVKGRIRPPKEGEKYFPLIKVEHINGRSPEVVRDRVNFDHLTPLFPEQKLNLTGHPQMTITSRIIDMFTPIGKGQRGLIVAQPKTGKTMILKEIANAVAYNHPEVYLIILLVDERPEEVTDMQRSVKAEVVASTFDEPADKHVKIANIVLEKAKRLVECGHDVMILLDSITRLARAYNTVAPASGKVLSGGVEASALQKPKKFFGAARQIENGGSLTIIATALTETGSKMDEVIFEEFKGTGNMELQLERKLSNKRIFPSIDIVASSTRRDDLLLEKDVLQRIWVLRNHLADMNPVEAMEFLKDKMKFTQTNEEFLLFMNG